The following proteins are co-located in the Oncorhynchus keta strain PuntledgeMale-10-30-2019 unplaced genomic scaffold, Oket_V2 Un_scaffold_984_pilon_pilon, whole genome shotgun sequence genome:
- the si:ch211-79m20.1 gene encoding LOW QUALITY PROTEIN: involucrin (The sequence of the model RefSeq protein was modified relative to this genomic sequence to represent the inferred CDS: inserted 4 bases in 2 codons), protein MGTCLELFPECTVDAQPAQQAVCKVRTEVMEVTRAMLTEXNANFLLWPPCVEVQRCSGCCNTRMLQXVTVTQTRYLQVTRIQYIDKRPHYDKAVISVEDHASCRCQTHPSATAAARSTSLPPPPPRLTPKPPSLSKEDLHRHDNMKANQRFHVDDRGQLERQWQDKYTLSHTQPRTHTQTHTMAGAGTQVGTHTQTHPMAGSGTQVETHTDTHTQMGPSHELPIGHGSGYEGGRGEERGSQTPHRTHTDTQPNTGERQPIDNTERTQEIGRQQQLQQYYQQQQYLQQQRQYQQQQHQQHQQQQYQPYSQEPELRTQYKHNAPQSDSSGPPDTKQPANHKPELVHSNTEPTDDNDSSTEVANRDSLKDTEVTSQGQAVTEVTNHGKEDDKERHSQTELSNQEQKHSESTNQGDSVTEEESRKKLLELLQRELGQKQQHHPPHPHLPHQDHHHPHHRQSRTQTTTTQRPVPPTLSSSMAPGWSPSTPSPPPKPPQGPFRLALSRGRRRRKHRSRISKAALRTMIM, encoded by the exons atgggGACCTGTTTGGAACTTTTTCCAGAGTGTACAG tAGATGCCCAGCCAGCCCAGCAGGCGGTGTGTAAGGTCAGGACAGAGGTCATGGAGGTCACCAGAGCCATGTTGACCGA CAACGCCAACTTCCTGTTGTGGCCGCCGTGTGTGGAGGTGCAGCGCTGCTCTGGCTGCTGTAACACCAGAATGTTACA CGTTACGGTTACTCAGACACGATatctacag GTAACAAGGATCCAGTACATCGATAAGAGACCCCACTACGACAAGGCGGTGATCTCAGTGGAAGACCACGCCTCCTGCCGCTGCCAGACACACCCCTCGGCCACAGCTGCAGCCAGGtccacctccctcccccctcctcccccccgaCTCACACCcaaacccccctccctctccaaggAAGACCTCCATCGCCATGACAATATGAAGGCCAATCAGAGGTTCCATGTGGATGACAGGGGGCAGCTGGAGAGACAGTGGCAGGACAAGtacaccctgtcacacacacagccacggacacacacacagacacacacaatggCAGGGGCAGGGACGCAggtagggacacacacacagacacacccaatGGCAGGGTCAGGGACgcaggtagagacacacacagacacacacacacagatgggtcCCTCTCATGAGCTCCCTATAGGGCATGGCAGTGGGTatgagggggggagaggggaggagagagggtcacAAACACCCCAccgcacacacactgacacacagcccaacacaggagagaggcaaCCCATTGACAACACAGAGAGGACACAGGAGATAGGAAGACAGCAACAACTACAACAGtactaccaacaacaacagtaTCTACAACAACAGCGacaatatcaacaacaacaacatcaacaacatcaacaacaacagtacCAACCATACAGCCAAGAGCCAGAGCTCAGGACTCAATACAAACACAACGCTCCCCAATCCGACAGCAGCGGACCACCTGACACAAAACAACCGGCCAATCACAAACCAGAACTGGTCCACAGCAACACAGAACCGACCGATGATAATGACTCAAGCACAGAGGTGGCCAATAGAGACTCTCTAAAGGATACAGAGGTCACCAGTCAGGGACAGGCAGTGACAGAAGTGACCAATCACGGAAAGGAGGACGATAAAGAGCGACACAGCCAGACAGAGCTGTCCAATCAGGAACAAAAACACTCAGAGTCGACCAATCAGGGTGACTCTGTcacagaggaggagagcaggaagaAACTTCTAGAACTCTTACAGAGAGAACTGGGCCAGAAACAACAgcatcatcctcctcatcctcatcttcctcatcaagaccatcatcatcctcaccatcgTCAGTCTCGAACACAAACCACCACCACACAAAGACCAG TGCCCCCCACGTTGTCCTCCAGCATGGCCCCAGGGTGGTCCCCCAGCACCCCGTCCCCTCCCCCCAAGCCCCCGCAAGGCCCATTCAGACTGGCCCTTTCCCGCGGACGCAGGAGGAGGAAACACCGGAGCCGCATCAGCAAGGCTGCCCTCCGAACCAtgatcatgtag